A genomic segment from Rubrobacter tropicus encodes:
- a CDS encoding ribonuclease J, with translation MPLGGLGEIGKNMTAVRQSSGMILVDAGMSFPDEEMPGIDLVLPDFTFLREHADELKGVVLTHGHEDHVGSLPYLLREFNVPVYGTKLTLGLVRSKLQEFGIKKGDLREIKAGDTQNLGGFGLEFINVNHSIPDAIAIAIRTTAGLILFSGDYKIDLTPIEGDPMDLGRLAELGNEGVLAYFGDSTNSERPGFVPSERIVGETLNDVFQKAKGRIIVASFASHIHRVSQVVEAAKKHNRLVGVAGRSMVRNVQIARDLGYLDLPDNMFVDQQRDFGRIPDSEIVVMMTGSQGEPLAALSRVANGTHRSIEAGPGDTVVIAAHPIPGNERGVSRTINNLMKRGAEVCYSPLMPVHVSGHAAQEEQKIVLSLLKPRYLVPVHGEFRHLRHHANTAMTLGIPEENIFILENGDRLEFKNGKARRDESVSAGMFLVDGGGLAEGASGVMRERQQLSEDGMFIVVARVNAQNGQLLGPPDLISRGFVSPQGSNGLMEQSTETVRKTLERTAKGRVTDRGELKNAVRKDLSSFLSNKTGKRPIILPLIVEV, from the coding sequence GTGCCCTTGGGAGGATTGGGCGAGATCGGCAAGAATATGACCGCCGTTCGCCAGTCGAGCGGCATGATCCTCGTCGACGCCGGGATGTCTTTCCCGGACGAGGAGATGCCTGGTATCGACCTGGTGCTGCCGGACTTTACGTTCCTGCGCGAGCACGCCGACGAGCTAAAGGGGGTGGTTCTCACCCACGGGCACGAGGACCACGTGGGCTCGTTGCCCTACCTTTTGCGCGAGTTCAACGTTCCGGTGTACGGGACCAAGCTGACGCTCGGGCTCGTGCGGAGCAAGCTGCAGGAGTTCGGGATAAAGAAGGGGGACCTGCGCGAGATCAAGGCCGGGGACACCCAGAACCTGGGCGGCTTCGGCCTCGAGTTCATAAACGTCAACCACTCCATCCCGGACGCCATAGCCATCGCGATCCGCACGACCGCGGGTTTGATCCTGTTCTCCGGGGACTACAAGATCGACCTGACCCCGATCGAGGGCGACCCGATGGACCTCGGCCGCCTCGCGGAGCTCGGTAACGAGGGCGTGCTCGCGTACTTCGGCGACTCCACGAACTCCGAGCGGCCCGGTTTCGTGCCGTCCGAGAGGATCGTCGGGGAGACGCTCAACGACGTGTTCCAGAAGGCGAAGGGCAGGATCATCGTGGCCTCCTTCGCCTCCCACATCCACCGCGTGAGCCAGGTCGTCGAGGCCGCCAAAAAGCACAACAGGCTCGTGGGTGTTGCCGGACGGTCCATGGTCCGCAACGTCCAGATAGCGCGCGACCTCGGATACCTGGATCTTCCGGACAACATGTTCGTGGACCAGCAGCGGGACTTCGGCAGGATCCCGGACTCCGAGATCGTCGTGATGATGACGGGCTCGCAGGGCGAGCCGCTCGCCGCGCTCAGCCGGGTCGCCAACGGCACCCACCGCTCTATAGAGGCCGGTCCAGGCGACACCGTCGTCATAGCGGCCCACCCGATACCGGGCAACGAGCGGGGCGTCTCGCGCACTATCAACAACCTGATGAAGCGGGGGGCCGAGGTCTGCTACAGCCCCCTGATGCCCGTCCACGTCTCCGGCCACGCGGCCCAGGAGGAACAGAAGATAGTCCTCTCGCTGCTCAAGCCCCGCTACCTGGTGCCGGTCCACGGCGAGTTCCGCCACCTGCGCCACCACGCGAACACGGCGATGACGCTCGGAATACCCGAGGAGAACATCTTTATCCTGGAGAACGGCGACAGGCTCGAGTTCAAGAACGGCAAGGCCCGCCGCGACGAAAGCGTCTCCGCCGGCATGTTCCTGGTCGACGGCGGGGGCCTCGCAGAGGGCGCCTCCGGGGTGATGCGCGAGCGCCAGCAGCTCTCCGAGGACGGCATGTTCATAGTCGTCGCCAGGGTCAACGCCCAGAACGGCCAGCTTCTCGGACCCCCTGACCTGATCTCGCGCGGCTTCGTCAGCCCTCAGGGCTCGAACGGCCTCATGGAGCAGTCCACGGAAACCGTCCGTAAAACCCTCGAGCGGACCGCCAAGGGCCGCGTCACCGACCGCGGCGAGCTCAAAAACGCCGTGCGTAAGGACCTCTCCAGCTTTCTCTCCAACAAGACCGGGAAGCGCCCGATCATCCTTCCGCTAATAGTAGAGGTCTAG
- a CDS encoding DNA translocase FtsK gives MTRALADLGVEARVIRAVVGPRVTRYELRLGSGVKVGKVRNLQQDIAYALAATEVRILAPIPGKSAVGVEVPNTRPAKVTLGDVFREYPEANDWTLPVALGKDISGRAVFFDLAEMPHLLVAGTTGSGKSVMLNGLLTSLLLTTDPRQVKMVLIDPKRVELSPFGRVPHLITPVVTDVKKAANALQWAVAEMERRYEVLERMGSRSLEGYNIRAETQMPYVVIVIDELADLMMQAGAKVEDSIVRLAQKARAVGIHLVVATQRPSVDVITGMIKANIPSRIAFAVSSQVDSRVILDGGGAEFLLGMGDMLFKPVSALRSSRVQGAFISENEVERVVGASEDAASGRAEPHFVEEVTQQPKSDKEETDEPEDDLLPEAASFVVQTQQASVSAVQRRFRVGYSRAGRIIDALERKGIVGPYEGSKSRAVVASALDIESMFEGGEPGDKPEGW, from the coding sequence CTGACGCGGGCGCTCGCGGACCTCGGGGTCGAGGCGCGCGTGATCCGGGCCGTCGTAGGCCCCCGCGTTACCCGCTACGAGCTGCGGCTCGGCAGCGGGGTCAAGGTGGGCAAGGTCAGGAACCTGCAGCAAGACATAGCCTACGCCCTGGCCGCCACGGAGGTCAGGATACTCGCCCCGATCCCCGGCAAGAGCGCGGTCGGGGTCGAGGTGCCGAACACGAGACCGGCCAAGGTAACCTTGGGCGACGTCTTCAGGGAGTACCCCGAAGCGAACGACTGGACCCTGCCCGTGGCCCTCGGCAAGGACATCTCCGGCCGGGCCGTGTTCTTCGACCTGGCCGAGATGCCGCACCTGCTCGTCGCCGGCACCACGGGAAGCGGGAAAAGCGTGATGCTCAACGGGTTGCTCACCTCGCTTCTGCTGACCACCGATCCTCGCCAGGTCAAGATGGTCCTCATAGACCCCAAAAGGGTGGAGCTCTCGCCGTTCGGGCGGGTGCCGCACCTCATAACCCCCGTCGTCACGGACGTCAAGAAGGCCGCCAACGCGTTGCAGTGGGCCGTCGCCGAGATGGAGCGGCGCTACGAGGTTTTGGAGAGGATGGGGTCGCGGTCGCTGGAGGGCTACAACATAAGGGCCGAGACGCAGATGCCCTACGTGGTGATCGTCATAGACGAGCTCGCCGACCTCATGATGCAGGCAGGCGCCAAGGTCGAGGACTCCATAGTGAGGCTCGCCCAGAAGGCGAGGGCCGTGGGCATCCACCTCGTCGTCGCGACCCAGAGGCCGAGCGTCGACGTCATAACCGGCATGATCAAGGCTAACATCCCGAGCCGGATCGCCTTCGCCGTCTCGAGTCAGGTGGATTCGCGCGTGATCCTGGACGGCGGCGGCGCCGAGTTTTTGCTCGGCATGGGCGACATGCTCTTCAAGCCCGTCTCCGCCCTGAGAAGCTCCAGGGTGCAGGGCGCCTTTATCTCGGAGAACGAGGTCGAGCGGGTGGTGGGCGCCTCCGAGGACGCCGCCTCGGGCAGGGCCGAGCCCCACTTCGTCGAGGAGGTCACCCAGCAGCCGAAAAGCGACAAGGAGGAGACGGACGAGCCCGAGGACGACCTCTTGCCCGAGGCGGCGAGCTTCGTCGTGCAGACCCAGCAGGCCTCCGTGAGCGCCGTGCAGCGGCGCTTTCGGGTCGGGTATTCGCGGGCCGGCAGGATCATCGACGCGCTAGAGCGCAAGGGCATCGTCGGCCCGTACGAGGGCTCGAAGAGCCGCGCCGTCGTGGCGAGCGCGCTAGATATCGAGTCCATGTTCGAGGGCGGGGAACCGGGCGACAAACCCGAGGGCTGGTAG
- a CDS encoding helix-turn-helix domain-containing protein translates to MEDGNHTPGSSNGEGKIGRVLERARRDRGLSLEEAERATKIRKRYLVGLEEDDYTVLPDAVYAQGFLKTYANFLGLDGAGLSQELRTRRKPRRERGLSYAPPESEFERPIINPGGVSGARKRKIPRSTIIAFGVAALVIAALIGALYFVGLNVRASTGDDVRAEAPANEEDQRASGGGAGQGGERPASGEQVANEAALDTLRVGVSVEGSPAWIRVRSDSETVFERVAEPGYSRTFEARRVVGIEAGNAGAVSVEVNGQDVGPLGDPGQVLDKSYTLKSAG, encoded by the coding sequence ATGGAAGACGGCAATCACACACCCGGCTCGTCCAACGGCGAAGGCAAGATCGGGCGCGTTCTGGAGCGGGCCAGGCGGGACAGGGGCCTCTCATTAGAAGAGGCCGAGCGGGCTACCAAGATCCGCAAACGCTACCTCGTCGGCCTCGAAGAGGACGACTACACGGTCCTCCCCGACGCGGTCTACGCCCAGGGTTTCTTGAAGACGTACGCCAACTTCCTGGGCCTCGACGGCGCGGGGCTCTCCCAAGAGCTCAGGACCCGCAGAAAGCCGCGCCGGGAACGGGGGTTGAGCTACGCGCCCCCCGAGAGCGAGTTCGAGCGGCCGATCATCAACCCGGGCGGCGTCTCGGGCGCCCGCAAGCGCAAGATACCGCGCTCTACCATCATCGCCTTCGGCGTAGCCGCCCTCGTCATAGCCGCCCTTATCGGGGCCCTGTACTTCGTGGGCCTGAACGTCAGGGCCTCGACCGGGGACGACGTCCGGGCGGAGGCCCCGGCCAACGAGGAAGACCAGAGGGCGTCCGGCGGAGGGGCGGGGCAAGGCGGGGAACGGCCCGCGTCCGGGGAGCAGGTCGCCAACGAGGCAGCGCTCGACACGCTCAGGGTCGGGGTGAGCGTGGAGGGGTCGCCGGCCTGGATCCGGGTCCGCTCCGACTCCGAGACGGTCTTCGAGCGGGTGGCCGAGCCCGGGTACTCCAGGACTTTCGAGGCGCGGCGCGTGGTCGGCATCGAGGCGGGGAACGCCGGCGCCGTCTCCGTCGAGGTCAACGGCCAGGACGTGGGCCCCCTCGGAGACCCCGGACAGGTGCTCGACAAGAGCTACACCCTGAAGTCCGCGGGCTGA
- the recA gene encoding recombinase RecA, with translation MEDALDKSKAIDAAVSQIERQFGKGSIMRMGDDERPKVPAISTGALALDLALGVGGLPRGRIVEIFGPESSGKTTLALHVIAEAQKSGGLCAFVDAEHAIDPDYAQAIGVNLEDLYFSQPDNGEQALEIADTLIRSGALDVVVIDSVAALVPRAEIEGEMGDSHVGLQARLMSQALRKLSGSLNRSGTTAIFINQLREKIGVMFGSPETTPGGRALKFYSSVRLDIRRIGALKAGNDTVGNQTRVKVVKNKVAPPFKVVEFDVMYGEGISREGSLLDIGIENGVVQKSGAWFAYGDERLGQGRENAKTFLKENEGVRNRVLADIYDKLGFDNPNAGANAGANAGANADGANGSAERANGVADQDLVAEAPAGRPV, from the coding sequence GTGGAGGATGCATTGGACAAGAGCAAAGCAATAGACGCCGCGGTATCCCAGATAGAGCGGCAGTTCGGCAAGGGCTCCATCATGAGGATGGGCGACGACGAGAGGCCAAAGGTCCCGGCCATCTCCACGGGCGCCCTCGCGCTCGATTTGGCGCTCGGTGTCGGGGGATTGCCGCGGGGCAGGATCGTCGAGATCTTCGGCCCCGAGTCCAGCGGTAAGACCACCCTCGCCCTGCACGTTATAGCGGAGGCCCAGAAGTCCGGCGGCCTGTGCGCCTTCGTCGACGCCGAGCACGCCATCGACCCGGACTACGCCCAGGCGATCGGGGTGAACCTGGAAGACCTCTACTTCTCCCAGCCGGACAACGGCGAGCAGGCCCTCGAGATAGCCGACACCCTCATCCGCTCCGGCGCCCTCGACGTCGTCGTTATCGACTCCGTCGCCGCCCTCGTGCCCCGCGCCGAGATAGAGGGCGAGATGGGCGACTCCCACGTGGGGCTTCAGGCCAGGCTCATGAGCCAGGCCTTGCGGAAGCTCTCGGGCTCCCTCAACCGCTCGGGGACGACGGCCATCTTCATAAACCAGCTTCGGGAGAAGATCGGGGTGATGTTCGGCTCCCCCGAGACGACGCCGGGCGGCCGCGCCCTGAAGTTCTACTCCAGCGTCAGGCTCGACATCCGGCGCATCGGCGCCCTGAAGGCCGGCAACGACACGGTCGGCAACCAGACGCGGGTCAAGGTCGTCAAGAACAAGGTGGCGCCGCCGTTCAAGGTCGTCGAGTTCGACGTCATGTACGGCGAGGGCATCTCCCGCGAGGGGAGCCTGCTCGACATCGGCATCGAGAACGGGGTGGTCCAGAAGTCCGGCGCCTGGTTCGCCTACGGCGACGAGCGGCTCGGGCAGGGCCGCGAGAACGCCAAGACGTTCCTCAAGGAGAACGAGGGCGTCCGCAACCGCGTCCTCGCCGACATCTACGACAAGCTCGGCTTCGACAACCCGAACGCCGGGGCGAACGCCGGGGCGAACGCCGGGGCGAACGCCGACGGCGCTAACGGGTCCGCAGAGAGGGCCAACGGCGTCGCGGACCAGGACCTCGTCGCGGAGGCCCCGGCGGGTCGGCCGGTCTAA
- a CDS encoding regulatory protein RecX, protein MPEITGAKERRNRVRISVDGEFWAELDAAVARERGLREGAAFSCEELEEARVAGERPLAMGRALNLLGYRARSEGEVRERLGRYGYASGTIEVVVARLFELGYLDDEEFARQKAREKAQRYGPRRVSADLLKSGVGREVAAVAVEEEFAGRSELEDARSAVARRYNGVGSEAEARRVYGFLARRGYSAGVCAEVAGEHRGRA, encoded by the coding sequence TTGCCCGAGATCACGGGCGCGAAGGAGCGGCGGAACCGGGTCAGGATCTCCGTGGACGGGGAGTTCTGGGCCGAGCTGGACGCCGCAGTCGCACGAGAACGCGGCCTCCGTGAGGGGGCCGCGTTCTCGTGCGAGGAGCTCGAGGAAGCCAGGGTGGCGGGGGAGAGGCCGCTCGCCATGGGCCGGGCCCTGAACCTGCTCGGCTACCGCGCGCGGTCCGAGGGGGAGGTCCGAGAGAGGCTCGGGCGTTACGGGTACGCGTCAGGGACCATCGAGGTCGTCGTTGCCCGCCTGTTCGAGCTCGGTTACCTGGACGACGAGGAGTTCGCCCGCCAGAAGGCGCGGGAGAAGGCGCAGCGATACGGGCCCAGGCGGGTCTCCGCCGACCTGCTCAAGAGCGGGGTCGGGCGGGAGGTGGCAGCGGTGGCTGTCGAAGAAGAGTTCGCCGGTCGGTCCGAGCTCGAGGACGCTAGAAGTGCTGTGGCGCGGCGGTATAATGGGGTGGGATCCGAGGCCGAGGCGCGCAGGGTCTACGGTTTTCTGGCGCGTCGCGGTTACTCGGCCGGGGTCTGCGCCGAGGTCGCCGGGGAGCATCGGGGACGGGCGTAG
- the rny gene encoding ribonuclease Y — protein sequence MNVLLLVLGLAVGAIAGTAVGYFVCRSRMQASQTQARSDARSIVEDARREAEAARREAELAAKESALKLKDDAEAEIRSRRAEVSRVEERLDNRDAALERREGELEARRRRLGEDEEALARRKEELQQRESEQLRILEELSGLTRDEAERRLFSGLESELETDLGKMVRDMTIEAEEKADQEARRLISTTMERVASDLTSESTVKAVSLPSDDMKGRVIGREGRNIRAFEAATGVDVIIDDTPETVVISCFDPVRREVARVAMGRLVQDGRIHPGRIEGIVAKAKKDVEKEMKAAGRQALYDAKITGNMHNDLTRLLGALKYRTSYGQNVLAHSVEVANICGMMAQELGANAKLARRAALLHDVGKAIDHEVEGTHAIIGGRFAKKSGESDDVVRAISAHHHEIEMETVEDVLVATADAVSAARPGARRETTETYIERLRSLEDIAQGHRGVDKAYAIQAGREIRVMVQPSEVDDRIAAKLAYDISKQIETDLEYPGQIKVTVIRESRVSEVAR from the coding sequence GTGAATGTTCTGTTACTGGTCCTCGGGCTTGCCGTTGGCGCGATCGCCGGAACGGCGGTCGGCTACTTCGTCTGCAGATCTCGCATGCAGGCCAGCCAGACCCAGGCCCGCTCCGACGCCCGCTCCATAGTAGAAGACGCCCGCCGCGAGGCCGAAGCCGCCCGTCGCGAGGCCGAGCTCGCCGCCAAGGAATCCGCGCTCAAGCTCAAAGACGACGCCGAGGCCGAGATCCGATCCCGCCGCGCCGAAGTCTCGCGCGTCGAGGAGCGCCTGGACAACCGCGACGCCGCCCTCGAACGCCGCGAGGGCGAGCTCGAAGCCCGCCGCAGGCGCCTGGGCGAAGACGAAGAGGCGCTCGCCCGCAGAAAGGAAGAGCTGCAGCAGAGAGAATCCGAGCAGCTCAGGATCCTCGAAGAGCTCTCCGGCCTCACGCGCGACGAGGCCGAGCGCCGCCTCTTCTCCGGCCTCGAATCCGAGCTCGAGACCGACCTCGGGAAGATGGTGAGGGACATGACCATCGAGGCCGAGGAGAAGGCCGACCAGGAGGCCCGCAGGCTCATCTCCACCACGATGGAGAGGGTTGCCTCGGACCTGACTTCGGAGTCGACGGTAAAGGCCGTCAGCCTTCCGTCGGACGACATGAAGGGCAGGGTCATAGGCCGCGAGGGCAGGAACATCCGGGCCTTCGAGGCCGCGACGGGCGTGGACGTCATAATCGACGACACGCCCGAGACGGTCGTGATCTCGTGCTTCGACCCCGTCCGCAGGGAGGTCGCCAGGGTTGCCATGGGCCGCCTGGTGCAGGACGGCCGCATCCACCCTGGGCGCATCGAGGGCATCGTCGCCAAGGCGAAGAAGGACGTCGAGAAGGAGATGAAGGCCGCCGGGCGCCAGGCGCTCTACGACGCCAAGATCACGGGCAACATGCACAACGACCTGACCCGCCTGCTCGGCGCCCTGAAGTACCGCACCTCTTACGGCCAGAACGTTCTCGCCCACTCCGTGGAGGTGGCCAACATCTGCGGCATGATGGCCCAGGAACTCGGCGCCAACGCCAAGCTCGCCCGCAGGGCCGCCCTCCTCCACGACGTCGGCAAGGCTATAGACCACGAGGTCGAGGGGACTCACGCCATCATCGGCGGGCGGTTCGCCAAGAAGTCCGGCGAGTCCGACGACGTGGTCAGGGCCATAAGCGCCCACCACCACGAGATCGAGATGGAGACGGTCGAGGACGTGCTCGTCGCGACCGCCGACGCCGTCTCGGCGGCCCGCCCCGGCGCCCGCCGGGAGACGACGGAGACCTACATCGAGCGCCTGCGCTCCCTGGAGGACATAGCGCAAGGGCACCGCGGCGTCGACAAGGCCTACGCGATCCAGGCCGGGCGCGAGATCCGGGTGATGGTCCAGCCCTCCGAAGTCGACGACCGTATAGCAGCCAAGCTCGCCTACGACATCTCCAAGCAGATAGAGACGGACCTCGAGTACCCGGGCCAGATCAAGGTGACCGTCATCCGCGAGAGCCGCGTCAGCGAGGTCGCGCGCTAG
- a CDS encoding ATP-binding protein, translated as MEGPYRDLGSGFARLTGVEGARRGPSPITHVEDALVELLRNARDAGAARVFVASTLTGRRFRTLTVIDDGTGIPDAYAPLIFEPGVTTRHLAPVPDPAARTGSHHGAGLALYHLKRAATAAEVLSPSRPTALRATFDTRTLPERTLQSASRTSRTNLLAIAESFARESANATIYYDSPASILAALLKNHIIHTEESVGRLRDRASGIGLDLSSRTVQRVLRGEVRPASELTVDEPGIRPKETRRGRGTGSGGAVLPFGEKEKAEIAAILGRAARAGYVEVDDLRVVSRPGEILLKARVYEPEEEYE; from the coding sequence ATGGAGGGACCCTACAGGGACCTCGGCTCCGGCTTCGCCCGCCTCACCGGCGTCGAAGGCGCCCGCCGGGGCCCCTCCCCGATAACCCACGTCGAGGACGCCCTCGTCGAACTCCTGCGCAACGCTCGCGACGCCGGCGCAGCCCGCGTCTTCGTCGCCTCGACCCTGACGGGCCGCCGCTTCCGCACCCTGACGGTAATTGACGACGGCACGGGCATCCCCGACGCCTACGCCCCGCTAATCTTCGAGCCCGGCGTTACCACCCGCCACCTTGCGCCAGTCCCGGACCCCGCCGCCCGCACGGGCTCCCACCACGGGGCGGGCCTCGCCCTCTACCACCTCAAACGGGCCGCGACCGCGGCCGAAGTCCTCTCCCCGTCACGGCCAACCGCCCTCAGGGCCACGTTCGACACCAGAACCCTCCCCGAACGCACCCTCCAGTCCGCCTCCCGCACCTCGAGAACGAACCTCCTCGCCATCGCCGAGTCCTTCGCCCGAGAATCGGCCAACGCCACCATCTACTACGATTCCCCCGCCAGCATCCTGGCAGCCCTGTTAAAAAACCACATAATACACACAGAAGAGAGCGTCGGTAGACTACGCGATAGGGCATCGGGTATCGGCCTTGACCTCTCGTCCCGGACGGTGCAGCGGGTGTTGAGGGGTGAGGTCCGGCCAGCCAGCGAGTTGACCGTAGACGAACCGGGAATTCGTCCGAAAGAGACGCGTCGAGGGAGAGGGACGGGGAGTGGGGGGGCCGTGTTGCCCTTCGGGGAGAAGGAAAAGGCCGAGATCGCGGCTATACTGGGACGGGCGGCCCGCGCCGGGTACGTGGAGGTGGACGACCTCAGGGTAGTGTCGCGCCCAGGTGAGATCCTCCTGAAAGCCCGCGTCTACGAACCGGAGGAAGAGTATGAGTGA